The following coding sequences lie in one Danio rerio strain Tuebingen ecotype United States chromosome 25, GRCz12tu, whole genome shotgun sequence genomic window:
- the LOC101885865 gene encoding calcium-independent phospholipase A2-gamma isoform X2, translated as MMMMMMMVCVLDGGALRLWHRPGRVSIVLSTAPLQSPFSRPALKNTLSWRSGRSRRFCRVGSHTSISFFSTSARQESADLRYSTSRLRSALDSLWRAVNRTRAEIQARSKDKESSAPPTSVSQAPPSSICATVIKNQEQRVAEIAPPTSPQAPPSGFFTSTANIKEQRVIENRVTEIAPPTTPQSPPSDLFATVKIQEQKVTKIDPPTLPQAPPSGHFTATKVKTQRVTEIAPPTLPQAPPSGFFTSTAKIKEQRVTEISPPTSPQAPPFGLFITTTKAQEQKVTEIAPPTSLQAPPSTLVTTATKIKEQTEHKVTEPTPPTIPQTPPTEQTTSLFHPGSLSVRLGESYEFLSQHINSYFSSFNKPDRSFSLGDYLNYSAFVGSCIRPLVPRFRTEAKSETTGVNEEEKLKGTSEDEEQRGIEDRARRLLLLQREKIIARVSVCNRTRALVQALQRASGVRLYTRRVEELCLHLLQFPESRSVALKEQVVPCLQRLLQVSDVCLQAAVREALALLGFIEPVKKRGVRILTIDGGGTRGLLALQTLRHLQDLSGKPVHQLFDYICGVSTGAILVFLLAVLQVPLCECEQLYRRLSSDVFKQNLIMGTLKMSWSHAYYDTHTWETLLKEKMGSDLLIKTTRNPHCPKVSVVSTVVNGGPPVRAYVFRNYNLPAGVRSRYRGDCRHQLWEAIRASSAAPGYFQEFQLGDDLHQDGGMLVNNPTALAIHECECLWPGVPLQCVVSVGTGRFQSSGHSGVSYTSLKTKLTNVISSATDTEEVHTMLDALLPPHTYFRFNPLLRSEVCLDESREEKLQQMQREGLQYLQRNTEKMSRAVLELSRDKTPLQKIKEKIRALTL; from the exons atgatgatgatgatgatgatggtgtgtgtgcTGGACGGCGGTGCTCTGCGTTTATGGCACAGACCGGGTCGAGTCTCCATCGTCCTCTCCACGGCCCCACTGCAGAGCCCCTTCAGCAGACCGGCACTCAAGAACACACTGAGCTGGAGGTCTGGGCGTAGCCGGAGGTTCTGCAGGGTCGGATCACACACTAGCATCTCCTTCTTCAGCACATCAGCACGGCAGGAGTCAGCAGATCTCAGATATAGCACATCTCGTCTGCGCAGCGCTCTGGACTCACTCTGGAGAGCAGTGAACAGAACACGAGCAGAGATTCAGGCCAGAAGCAAAGATAAAGAGTCCTCAGCTCCGCCTACTTCTGTATCACAAGCTCCGCCTTCCAGCATTTGTGCCACCGTAATCAAGAATCAGGAACAGAGAGTGGCTGAAATAGCTCCTCCCACATCACCTCAAGCTCCACCCTCTGGCTTTTTTACCTCAACAGCTAACATTAAAGAACAGAGAGTGATTGAGAACAGAGTGACTGAAATAGCCCCGCCCACAACACCTCAATCTCCGCCCTCTGACCTTTTTGCTACAGTTAAGATTCAAGAgcagaaagtgactaaaatcgaTCCGCCCACATTACCCCAAGCTCCACCTTCTGGCCATTTTACCGCAACTAAAGTTAAAACACAGAGAGTGACTGAAATAGCTCCACCCACATTACCTCAAGCTCCGCCCTCTGGCTTTTTTACCTCTACAGCTAAGATTAAAGAACAGAGAGTGACTGAAATATCCCCGCCCACATCACCTCAAGCTCCGCCTTTTGGCCTTTTTATCACAACAACTAAAGCTCAAGAACAGAAAGTGACTGAAATAGCTCCACCCACATCACTTCAAGCTCCACCCTCCACACTGGTCACCACAGCAACTAAGATCAAAGAACAAACAGAGCACAAAGTGACTGAACCAACCCCACCTACTATACCTCAGACTCCTCCCACTGAGCAGACCACCTCCCTTTTCCACCCAGGCTCCCTCAGTGTGCGTCTGGGCGAGTCGTATGAGTTCCTGTCTCAGCACATCAACTCTTACTTCAGCAGCTTTAATAAACCCGATCGCTCCTTTTCTCTGGGGGATTACCTGAACTACTCTGCGTTTGTGGGGAGCTGCATCCGCCCGCTGGTCCCCCGATTCAGAACCGAGGCTAAGAGCGAGACGACAGGGGTTAATGAAGAGGAGAAACTGAAGGGAACGAGTGAGGATGAAGAGCAGAGAGGGATTGAGGACAGAGCCCGACGCCTGCTGCTGCTGCAGAGAGAGAAG atcaTTGCGCGGGTCAGTGTGTGTAACCGCACGCGTGCTCTAGTGCAGGCTCTCCAGCGGGCGTCAGGTGTGCGTCTCTACACCCGCCGGGTGGAGGAGCTCTGTCTGCATCTGCTGCAGTTCCCTGAGTCACGATCTGTGGCCCTCAAG gagcagGTGGTCCCGTGTCTGCAGCGCCTCCTGCAGGTCAGTGATGTGTGTCTGCAGGCTGCAGTTCGAGAGGCTCTGGCTCTGCTGGGCTTCATTGAACCTGTGAAGAAACGCGGTGTGAGGATCCTGACCATAGACGGAGGAGGAACCAG gGGTCTGCTGGCGCTCCAGACTCTCCGTCACCTGCAGGATCTGTCAGGGAAACCCGTCCATCAGCTGTTTGACTATATCTGTGGAGTCAGCACAG gagcgaTCCTGGTGTTCCTGCTGGCGGTGCTGCAGGTTCCTCTGTGTGAGTGTGAGCAGCTCTACAGGAGACTCAGCTCAGACGTCTTCAAGCAGAACCTGATCATGGGCACGCTGAAGATGAGCTGGAGCCACGCCTACTACGACACACACACTTGGGAGACACTGCTCAa GGAGAAGATGGGCTCTGACCTGCTTATCAAGACCACACGCAACCCACACTGCccaaag GTGTCAGTGGTGAGCACTGTGGTGAATGGTGGTCCTCCAGTGAGGGCGTACGTGTTCAGGAATTATAACCTGCCAGCAGGTGTTCGCTCTCGTTACCGTGGCGACTGCAGACACCAGCTTTGGGAGGCCATACGAGCATCATCTGCAGCCCCGGGATACTTCCAGGAGTTCCAGCTCGGAGACGACCTGCACCag GACGGTGGGATGCTGGTCAACAACCCCACGGCTCTGGCGATCCACGAGTGTGAGTGTCTGTGGCCGGGCGTCCCGCTGCAGTGTGTGGTGTCTGTGGGCACGGGGAGATTCCAGAGCAGCGGCCACAGCGGAGTCTCCTACACCAGCCTGAAGACCAAACTCACCAACGTCATCAGCAGCGCCACTGACACTgaag aagtGCACACGATGCTGGACGCTCTCCTTCCTCCACACACATACTTCCGCTTTAACCCTCTGCTGCGCTCAGAAGTGTGTCTGGACGAGAGCCGTGAGGAGAAGCTGCAGCAGATGCAGAGAGAAGGCCTGCAGTACCTGCAGAGGAACACGGAGAAGATGAGCAGAGCCGTGCTGGAGCTGAGCCGAGACAAGACACCACTGCAGAAGATCAAGGAGAAGATCAGAGCACTCACActctag
- the LOC101885865 gene encoding calcium-independent phospholipase A2-gamma isoform X3 has protein sequence MMMMMMMVCVLDGGALRLWHRPGRVSIVLSTAPLQSPFSRPALKNTLSWRSGRSRRFCRVGSHTSISFFSTSARQESADLRYSTSRLRSALDSLWRAVNRTRAEIQARSKDKESSAPPTSVSQAPPSSICATVIKNQEQRVAEIAPPTSPQAPPSGFFTSTANIKEQRVIENRVTEIAPPTTPQSPPSDLFATVKIQEQKVTKIDPPTLPQAPPSGHFTATKVKTQRVTEIAPPTLPQAPPSGFFTSTAKIKEQRVTEISPPTSPQAPPFGLFITTTKAQEQKVTEIAPPTSLQAPPSTLVTTATKIKEQTEHKVTEPTPPTIPQTPPTEQTTSLFHPGSLSVRLGESYEFLSQHINSYFSSFNKPDRSFSLGDYLNYSAFVGSCIRPLVPRFRTEAKSETTGVNEEEKLKGTSEDEEQRGIEDRARRLLLLQREKIIARVSVCNRTRALVQALQRASGVRLYTRRVEELCLHLLQFPESRSVALKVVPCLQRLLQVSDVCLQAAVREALALLGFIEPVKKRGVRILTIDGGGTRGLLALQTLRHLQDLSGKPVHQLFDYICGVSTGAILVFLLAVLQVPLCECEQLYRRLSSDVFKQNLIMGTLKMSWSHAYYDTHTWETLLKEKMGSDLLIKTTRNPHCPKVSVVSTVVNGGPPVRAYVFRNYNLPAGVRSRYRGDCRHQLWEAIRASSAAPGYFQEFQLGDDLHQDGGMLVNNPTALAIHECECLWPGVPLQCVVSVGTGRFQSSGHSGVSYTSLKTKLTNVISSATDTEEVHTMLDALLPPHTYFRFNPLLRSEVCLDESREEKLQQMQREGLQYLQRNTEKMSRAVLELSRDKTPLQKIKEKIRALTL, from the exons atgatgatgatgatgatgatggtgtgtgtgcTGGACGGCGGTGCTCTGCGTTTATGGCACAGACCGGGTCGAGTCTCCATCGTCCTCTCCACGGCCCCACTGCAGAGCCCCTTCAGCAGACCGGCACTCAAGAACACACTGAGCTGGAGGTCTGGGCGTAGCCGGAGGTTCTGCAGGGTCGGATCACACACTAGCATCTCCTTCTTCAGCACATCAGCACGGCAGGAGTCAGCAGATCTCAGATATAGCACATCTCGTCTGCGCAGCGCTCTGGACTCACTCTGGAGAGCAGTGAACAGAACACGAGCAGAGATTCAGGCCAGAAGCAAAGATAAAGAGTCCTCAGCTCCGCCTACTTCTGTATCACAAGCTCCGCCTTCCAGCATTTGTGCCACCGTAATCAAGAATCAGGAACAGAGAGTGGCTGAAATAGCTCCTCCCACATCACCTCAAGCTCCACCCTCTGGCTTTTTTACCTCAACAGCTAACATTAAAGAACAGAGAGTGATTGAGAACAGAGTGACTGAAATAGCCCCGCCCACAACACCTCAATCTCCGCCCTCTGACCTTTTTGCTACAGTTAAGATTCAAGAgcagaaagtgactaaaatcgaTCCGCCCACATTACCCCAAGCTCCACCTTCTGGCCATTTTACCGCAACTAAAGTTAAAACACAGAGAGTGACTGAAATAGCTCCACCCACATTACCTCAAGCTCCGCCCTCTGGCTTTTTTACCTCTACAGCTAAGATTAAAGAACAGAGAGTGACTGAAATATCCCCGCCCACATCACCTCAAGCTCCGCCTTTTGGCCTTTTTATCACAACAACTAAAGCTCAAGAACAGAAAGTGACTGAAATAGCTCCACCCACATCACTTCAAGCTCCACCCTCCACACTGGTCACCACAGCAACTAAGATCAAAGAACAAACAGAGCACAAAGTGACTGAACCAACCCCACCTACTATACCTCAGACTCCTCCCACTGAGCAGACCACCTCCCTTTTCCACCCAGGCTCCCTCAGTGTGCGTCTGGGCGAGTCGTATGAGTTCCTGTCTCAGCACATCAACTCTTACTTCAGCAGCTTTAATAAACCCGATCGCTCCTTTTCTCTGGGGGATTACCTGAACTACTCTGCGTTTGTGGGGAGCTGCATCCGCCCGCTGGTCCCCCGATTCAGAACCGAGGCTAAGAGCGAGACGACAGGGGTTAATGAAGAGGAGAAACTGAAGGGAACGAGTGAGGATGAAGAGCAGAGAGGGATTGAGGACAGAGCCCGACGCCTGCTGCTGCTGCAGAGAGAGAAG atcaTTGCGCGGGTCAGTGTGTGTAACCGCACGCGTGCTCTAGTGCAGGCTCTCCAGCGGGCGTCAGGTGTGCGTCTCTACACCCGCCGGGTGGAGGAGCTCTGTCTGCATCTGCTGCAGTTCCCTGAGTCACGATCTGTGGCCCTCAAG GTGGTCCCGTGTCTGCAGCGCCTCCTGCAGGTCAGTGATGTGTGTCTGCAGGCTGCAGTTCGAGAGGCTCTGGCTCTGCTGGGCTTCATTGAACCTGTGAAGAAACGCGGTGTGAGGATCCTGACCATAGACGGAGGAGGAACCAG gGGTCTGCTGGCGCTCCAGACTCTCCGTCACCTGCAGGATCTGTCAGGGAAACCCGTCCATCAGCTGTTTGACTATATCTGTGGAGTCAGCACAG gagcgaTCCTGGTGTTCCTGCTGGCGGTGCTGCAGGTTCCTCTGTGTGAGTGTGAGCAGCTCTACAGGAGACTCAGCTCAGACGTCTTCAAGCAGAACCTGATCATGGGCACGCTGAAGATGAGCTGGAGCCACGCCTACTACGACACACACACTTGGGAGACACTGCTCAa GGAGAAGATGGGCTCTGACCTGCTTATCAAGACCACACGCAACCCACACTGCccaaag GTGTCAGTGGTGAGCACTGTGGTGAATGGTGGTCCTCCAGTGAGGGCGTACGTGTTCAGGAATTATAACCTGCCAGCAGGTGTTCGCTCTCGTTACCGTGGCGACTGCAGACACCAGCTTTGGGAGGCCATACGAGCATCATCTGCAGCCCCGGGATACTTCCAGGAGTTCCAGCTCGGAGACGACCTGCACCag GACGGTGGGATGCTGGTCAACAACCCCACGGCTCTGGCGATCCACGAGTGTGAGTGTCTGTGGCCGGGCGTCCCGCTGCAGTGTGTGGTGTCTGTGGGCACGGGGAGATTCCAGAGCAGCGGCCACAGCGGAGTCTCCTACACCAGCCTGAAGACCAAACTCACCAACGTCATCAGCAGCGCCACTGACACTgaag aagtGCACACGATGCTGGACGCTCTCCTTCCTCCACACACATACTTCCGCTTTAACCCTCTGCTGCGCTCAGAAGTGTGTCTGGACGAGAGCCGTGAGGAGAAGCTGCAGCAGATGCAGAGAGAAGGCCTGCAGTACCTGCAGAGGAACACGGAGAAGATGAGCAGAGCCGTGCTGGAGCTGAGCCGAGACAAGACACCACTGCAGAAGATCAAGGAGAAGATCAGAGCACTCACActctag
- the LOC101885865 gene encoding calcium-independent phospholipase A2-gamma isoform X1, whose product MMMMMMMVCVLDGGALRLWHRPGRVSIVLSTAPLQSPFSRPALKNTLSWRSGRSRRFCRVGSHTSISFFSTSARQESADLRYSTSRLRSALDSLWRAVNRTRAEIQARSKDKESSAPPTSVSQAPPSSICATVIKNQEQRVAEIAPPTSPQAPPSGFFTSTANIKEQRVIENRVTEIAPPTTPQSPPSDLFATVKIQEQKVTKIDPPTLPQAPPSGHFTATKVKTQRVTEIAPPTLPQAPPSGFFTSTAKIKEQRVTEISPPTSPQAPPFGLFITTTKAQEQKVTEIAPPTSLQAPPSTLVTTATKIKEQTEHKVTEPTPPTIPQTPPTEQTTSLFHPGSLSVRLGESYEFLSQHINSYFSSFNKPDRSFSLGDYLNYSAFVGSCIRPLVPRFRTEAKSETTGVNEEEKLKGTSEDEEQRGIEDRARRLLLLQREKIIARVSVCNRTRALVQALQRASGVRLYTRRVEELCLHLLQFPESRSVALKEQVVPCLQRLLQVSDVCLQAAVREALALLGFIEPVKKRGVRILTIDGGGTRGLLALQTLRHLQDLSGKPVHQLFDYICGVSTGAILVFLLAVLQVPLCECEQLYRRLSSDVFKQNLIMGTLKMSWSHAYYDTHTWETLLKEKMGSDLLIKTTRNPHCPKVSVVSTVVNGGPPVRAYVFRNYNLPAGVRSRYRGDCRHQLWEAIRASSAAPGYFQEFQLGDDLHQDGGMLVNNPTALAIHECECLWPGVPLQCVVSVGTGRFQSSGHSGVSYTSLKTKLTNVISSATDTEGEHTHTHTHTHTNPHTHTHTHISGVSYTSLKTKLTNIISSATDTEEVHTMLDALLPPHTYFRFNPLLRSEVCLDESREEKLQQMQREGLQYLQRNTEKMSRAVLELSRDKTPLQKIKEKIRALTL is encoded by the exons atgatgatgatgatgatgatggtgtgtgtgcTGGACGGCGGTGCTCTGCGTTTATGGCACAGACCGGGTCGAGTCTCCATCGTCCTCTCCACGGCCCCACTGCAGAGCCCCTTCAGCAGACCGGCACTCAAGAACACACTGAGCTGGAGGTCTGGGCGTAGCCGGAGGTTCTGCAGGGTCGGATCACACACTAGCATCTCCTTCTTCAGCACATCAGCACGGCAGGAGTCAGCAGATCTCAGATATAGCACATCTCGTCTGCGCAGCGCTCTGGACTCACTCTGGAGAGCAGTGAACAGAACACGAGCAGAGATTCAGGCCAGAAGCAAAGATAAAGAGTCCTCAGCTCCGCCTACTTCTGTATCACAAGCTCCGCCTTCCAGCATTTGTGCCACCGTAATCAAGAATCAGGAACAGAGAGTGGCTGAAATAGCTCCTCCCACATCACCTCAAGCTCCACCCTCTGGCTTTTTTACCTCAACAGCTAACATTAAAGAACAGAGAGTGATTGAGAACAGAGTGACTGAAATAGCCCCGCCCACAACACCTCAATCTCCGCCCTCTGACCTTTTTGCTACAGTTAAGATTCAAGAgcagaaagtgactaaaatcgaTCCGCCCACATTACCCCAAGCTCCACCTTCTGGCCATTTTACCGCAACTAAAGTTAAAACACAGAGAGTGACTGAAATAGCTCCACCCACATTACCTCAAGCTCCGCCCTCTGGCTTTTTTACCTCTACAGCTAAGATTAAAGAACAGAGAGTGACTGAAATATCCCCGCCCACATCACCTCAAGCTCCGCCTTTTGGCCTTTTTATCACAACAACTAAAGCTCAAGAACAGAAAGTGACTGAAATAGCTCCACCCACATCACTTCAAGCTCCACCCTCCACACTGGTCACCACAGCAACTAAGATCAAAGAACAAACAGAGCACAAAGTGACTGAACCAACCCCACCTACTATACCTCAGACTCCTCCCACTGAGCAGACCACCTCCCTTTTCCACCCAGGCTCCCTCAGTGTGCGTCTGGGCGAGTCGTATGAGTTCCTGTCTCAGCACATCAACTCTTACTTCAGCAGCTTTAATAAACCCGATCGCTCCTTTTCTCTGGGGGATTACCTGAACTACTCTGCGTTTGTGGGGAGCTGCATCCGCCCGCTGGTCCCCCGATTCAGAACCGAGGCTAAGAGCGAGACGACAGGGGTTAATGAAGAGGAGAAACTGAAGGGAACGAGTGAGGATGAAGAGCAGAGAGGGATTGAGGACAGAGCCCGACGCCTGCTGCTGCTGCAGAGAGAGAAG atcaTTGCGCGGGTCAGTGTGTGTAACCGCACGCGTGCTCTAGTGCAGGCTCTCCAGCGGGCGTCAGGTGTGCGTCTCTACACCCGCCGGGTGGAGGAGCTCTGTCTGCATCTGCTGCAGTTCCCTGAGTCACGATCTGTGGCCCTCAAG gagcagGTGGTCCCGTGTCTGCAGCGCCTCCTGCAGGTCAGTGATGTGTGTCTGCAGGCTGCAGTTCGAGAGGCTCTGGCTCTGCTGGGCTTCATTGAACCTGTGAAGAAACGCGGTGTGAGGATCCTGACCATAGACGGAGGAGGAACCAG gGGTCTGCTGGCGCTCCAGACTCTCCGTCACCTGCAGGATCTGTCAGGGAAACCCGTCCATCAGCTGTTTGACTATATCTGTGGAGTCAGCACAG gagcgaTCCTGGTGTTCCTGCTGGCGGTGCTGCAGGTTCCTCTGTGTGAGTGTGAGCAGCTCTACAGGAGACTCAGCTCAGACGTCTTCAAGCAGAACCTGATCATGGGCACGCTGAAGATGAGCTGGAGCCACGCCTACTACGACACACACACTTGGGAGACACTGCTCAa GGAGAAGATGGGCTCTGACCTGCTTATCAAGACCACACGCAACCCACACTGCccaaag GTGTCAGTGGTGAGCACTGTGGTGAATGGTGGTCCTCCAGTGAGGGCGTACGTGTTCAGGAATTATAACCTGCCAGCAGGTGTTCGCTCTCGTTACCGTGGCGACTGCAGACACCAGCTTTGGGAGGCCATACGAGCATCATCTGCAGCCCCGGGATACTTCCAGGAGTTCCAGCTCGGAGACGACCTGCACCag GACGGTGGGATGCTGGTCAACAACCCCACGGCTCTGGCGATCCACGAGTGTGAGTGTCTGTGGCCGGGCGTCCCGCTGCAGTGTGTGGTGTCTGTGGGCACGGGGAGATTCCAGAGCAGCGGCCACAGCGGAGTCTCCTACACCAGCCTGAAGACCAAACTCACCAACGTCATCAGCAGCGCCACTGACACTgaaggtgaacacacacacacacacacacacacacacacaaacccacacacacacacacacacacatatcagcgGAGTCTCCTACACCAGCCTGAAGACCAAGCTCACCAACATCATCAGCAGCGCCACTGACACTgaag aagtGCACACGATGCTGGACGCTCTCCTTCCTCCACACACATACTTCCGCTTTAACCCTCTGCTGCGCTCAGAAGTGTGTCTGGACGAGAGCCGTGAGGAGAAGCTGCAGCAGATGCAGAGAGAAGGCCTGCAGTACCTGCAGAGGAACACGGAGAAGATGAGCAGAGCCGTGCTGGAGCTGAGCCGAGACAAGACACCACTGCAGAAGATCAAGGAGAAGATCAGAGCACTCACActctag